The following proteins come from a genomic window of Streptomyces sp. GS7:
- a CDS encoding MFS transporter, protein MGVSRAKARAGGRGVLLDVAPLRSSPAFRRLWIGGALSGLGSQMTLVAVMFQVWQTTHSTAWTGAVALAQAVPLIALGLFAGALVDRVDRRTCYLWTTLGQAGCSLLLAFQGVLGGLPPAGVLLLVAVQSCFLAGSGPASRTFVPRLLPKRQLAAGLALKRVSFQGAMLLGPALGGLVLGGLGVGACYLVDALTFAAGLYGAFGLPPLPPGDEPARPGLRGVLDGLAFLVRTPVIRGALLTDLAATVLSMPVSLFPLLNSERFGGDPRTLGLFLTALATGGVAASVLSGSFTRLSRPGLVMLGGSAAWGGALALFGLSPNAWCGLAFLVLAGAADTVSVVSRSTLVQSHTPGELLGRVGAAEQIVGQGGPDLGNLRGGLVAAATSGATALVSGGLLCVGAVALVGLGTPGLRRTVTAAAPAAAQTAPTAP, encoded by the coding sequence GTGGGAGTGAGCCGCGCGAAGGCGAGGGCGGGCGGCCGGGGTGTGCTGCTGGACGTGGCGCCGCTGCGGTCGTCACCGGCCTTCCGGCGACTGTGGATCGGTGGGGCGCTGTCCGGGCTCGGCAGCCAGATGACGCTGGTCGCGGTGATGTTCCAGGTCTGGCAGACGACGCACAGCACCGCCTGGACCGGTGCGGTCGCGCTCGCCCAGGCCGTTCCGCTGATCGCGCTCGGGCTGTTCGCCGGGGCGCTCGTCGACCGGGTGGACCGGCGGACGTGCTATCTGTGGACGACCCTGGGGCAGGCCGGGTGTTCGCTGCTGCTCGCCTTCCAGGGCGTCCTCGGCGGCCTGCCGCCCGCGGGTGTGCTGCTCCTGGTGGCGGTGCAGTCCTGCTTCCTCGCCGGCAGCGGACCGGCGTCCCGTACCTTCGTCCCGCGCCTGCTGCCGAAGCGGCAACTGGCCGCCGGGCTGGCGCTGAAGCGGGTCTCCTTCCAGGGCGCGATGCTGCTGGGGCCGGCGTTGGGCGGGCTGGTCCTGGGCGGGCTCGGTGTCGGCGCCTGCTATCTGGTCGATGCGCTGACCTTCGCCGCGGGGCTCTACGGGGCGTTCGGTCTGCCGCCGCTGCCACCGGGGGACGAGCCGGCGCGGCCGGGGCTGCGCGGCGTACTGGACGGGCTGGCCTTCCTGGTGCGCACCCCCGTCATCCGCGGGGCCCTGCTCACGGACCTGGCCGCCACCGTGCTGTCGATGCCGGTCAGCCTGTTCCCGCTGCTCAACTCCGAGCGGTTCGGGGGCGATCCGCGGACGCTCGGGCTGTTTCTCACCGCGTTGGCCACCGGTGGCGTGGCCGCGTCCGTCCTCTCCGGGAGTTTCACCCGGCTGTCCCGCCCCGGTCTGGTGATGCTCGGCGGATCGGCCGCCTGGGGTGGGGCGTTGGCGCTGTTCGGGCTGTCGCCCAACGCGTGGTGCGGGTTGGCCTTCCTCGTTCTGGCGGGTGCCGCGGACACCGTGTCCGTGGTGTCCCGGAGCACCCTCGTCCAGTCGCACACCCCGGGCGAACTGCTCGGCCGGGTCGGCGCCGCCGAGCAGATCGTCGGGCAGGGCGGCCCGGACCTCGGCAATCTGCGCGGCGGTCTCGTCGCGGCCGCGACGTCGGGTGCGACGGCTCTGGTCAGCGGCGGCCTGCTCTGCGTCGGCGCGGTCGCCCTGGTGGGCCTCGGCACACCAGGACTGCGCCGGACCGTGACGGCTGCCGCGCCCGCCGCTGCGCAAACGGCGCCAACCGCCCCGTAG
- a CDS encoding MarR family winged helix-turn-helix transcriptional regulator: protein MTEDPAPGPDTAPDPTHQSRWRPLRLLQASMDADIARLYAERRIDGLKPNYVRELLRLHALGPMTITELAESVGHTHSALSQKVAAMRAAGWVRTVAGEDARTKKVTLTERAGAVVGRLAAEWRATEAALAELEAEIPYPLTQVVGDIERALERRSFHDRIAAKLAEDPAWE, encoded by the coding sequence ATGACCGAGGACCCCGCGCCCGGCCCGGACACCGCCCCCGACCCCACCCACCAGAGCCGCTGGCGTCCGCTCCGGCTGCTCCAGGCGTCGATGGACGCGGACATCGCACGGCTCTACGCGGAGCGGCGGATCGACGGGCTGAAGCCGAACTACGTGAGGGAGCTGCTCCGGCTGCACGCCCTCGGGCCGATGACGATCACGGAGCTGGCCGAGTCGGTCGGCCACACGCACTCGGCGCTCAGCCAGAAGGTGGCCGCGATGCGCGCGGCCGGGTGGGTGCGGACCGTCGCGGGCGAGGACGCGCGCACGAAGAAGGTGACGCTCACGGAGCGGGCCGGTGCGGTGGTCGGCCGGCTGGCGGCGGAGTGGCGGGCCACCGAAGCCGCCCTCGCCGAGCTGGAGGCGGAGATTCCCTATCCGCTCACCCAGGTCGTCGGCGACATCGAACGGGCACTGGAGCGCCGGAGCTTCCACGACCGGATCGCCGCGAAGCTGGCCGAGGACCCGGCGTGGGAGTGA
- a CDS encoding serine hydrolase domain-containing protein encodes MLDGLGRYCTGVLTEHGCPSVSVAVAERGEVVLAEAYGLADVAAGRRATPGTAYALASVTKPITATAVCVAADEGLLDLDAPVPVAGRHPSPTVRQLLRHRGGLGAHYAWDYGDGERLIDADRYTVLHRPPGTGFEYANLGYRLLGQVLERATGQELGAYVRERVFAPLGLTACHLGVTYPGQAPRAVRYTVDGRPYPDYGCGHPGATLGWATAAELALFSQSYERLLKPETAAAVRDALPVNRHLGYGLGWCVSYGDGPVVQSHGGGGGGVAAMAVVVPAQRLSVAVLTNCTGKGARDAIVRYVLDALVPGYTDERISPVVDDPVRPLDLPEGTWTGGIGTPEGTLPVELRVAAGGEIALRVAGEGAGGPADASAAWDLRADVPLQLPTADARVNSPVLGVRLRLGDGLLTGVAYAYKNGDAEGRLGNFLSHPCTLRRAAAADATEAPRN; translated from the coding sequence ATGCTTGACGGGCTGGGCCGTTACTGCACCGGGGTGCTGACGGAGCACGGCTGTCCCTCGGTTTCGGTCGCGGTGGCCGAGCGGGGCGAGGTGGTGCTCGCCGAGGCGTACGGGCTGGCGGACGTCGCCGCCGGGCGCCGGGCCACTCCGGGCACCGCGTACGCCCTGGCTTCCGTCACCAAGCCGATCACCGCCACCGCCGTCTGCGTGGCGGCCGACGAAGGGCTGTTGGACCTGGACGCGCCGGTGCCGGTTGCCGGCCGCCACCCGTCCCCGACGGTGCGTCAGCTGCTCCGGCACCGGGGCGGTCTCGGCGCCCACTACGCCTGGGACTACGGCGACGGCGAGCGGCTGATCGACGCGGACCGCTACACGGTGCTCCACCGGCCGCCGGGCACCGGTTTCGAGTACGCCAACCTCGGCTACCGGCTGCTGGGCCAGGTGTTGGAGCGGGCCACCGGGCAGGAACTGGGCGCATACGTCCGGGAGCGGGTGTTCGCGCCGCTCGGGCTCACCGCCTGCCATCTCGGGGTGACGTATCCGGGACAGGCCCCGCGGGCGGTGCGGTACACGGTCGACGGCCGCCCGTACCCGGACTACGGTTGCGGCCACCCCGGCGCCACCCTCGGCTGGGCCACCGCCGCCGAACTGGCCCTGTTCTCACAGTCGTACGAGCGTCTGCTGAAGCCGGAGACGGCCGCGGCGGTGCGGGACGCCCTGCCGGTGAACCGCCACCTCGGGTACGGGCTCGGCTGGTGCGTGTCGTACGGCGACGGGCCGGTGGTGCAGAGCCACGGCGGTGGCGGGGGCGGCGTGGCGGCGATGGCGGTGGTGGTGCCCGCGCAGCGCCTCTCGGTGGCGGTGCTGACCAACTGCACCGGCAAGGGGGCGCGCGATGCGATCGTGCGGTACGTGCTCGATGCCCTGGTCCCGGGATACACGGACGAGCGGATCTCCCCGGTGGTCGATGATCCGGTGCGCCCGCTGGATCTGCCGGAGGGCACCTGGACGGGCGGGATCGGCACGCCGGAGGGAACGCTCCCGGTCGAGCTGCGGGTGGCTGCGGGCGGCGAGATCGCCCTGCGGGTGGCCGGTGAGGGTGCCGGCGGCCCGGCGGACGCCTCGGCGGCGTGGGACCTGCGGGCCGATGTCCCCTTGCAGCTGCCGACCGCCGACGCGCGGGTCAACAGCCCCGTACTGGGAGTGCGCCTGCGCCTCGGCGACGGGCTGCTGACCGGGGTGGCCTACGCGTACAAGAACGGCGACGCCGAGGGCCGGCTCGGCAACTTCCTCAGCCACCCCTGCACCTTGCGGCGCGCGGCCGCGGCCGATGCCACTGAAGCACCACGCAACTGA
- a CDS encoding winged helix-turn-helix transcriptional regulator, giving the protein MTTKATIDTTTDTTADVTTAATAEVVRTEPAPEQACPIAPVVDIVFSRWTTPILWALHEYGRQRFVELERRIATISPKVLTQRLRQLERDGLVTRTYHPEVPPRVEYEISELGRSLAPLFATLAQWSAGNLPKVEQARRDYDGRQ; this is encoded by the coding sequence ATGACGACCAAAGCCACGATTGACACCACGACCGACACCACGGCTGACGTCACGACCGCCGCCACGGCCGAGGTGGTGCGCACCGAGCCCGCTCCGGAACAGGCGTGCCCCATCGCCCCCGTGGTCGACATCGTCTTCAGCCGTTGGACCACTCCGATTCTCTGGGCACTCCACGAATACGGCCGGCAGCGATTCGTGGAGCTGGAGCGTCGCATCGCCACCATCAGCCCCAAGGTCCTGACCCAGCGCCTCCGGCAACTGGAACGCGACGGGCTGGTCACCCGCACCTACCACCCCGAGGTCCCACCCCGCGTCGAATACGAGATCAGTGAACTGGGCCGCAGCCTGGCCCCGTTGTTCGCCACACTCGCCCAATGGTCCGCCGGCAACCTGCCCAAGGTCGAACAGGCCCGACGGGACTACGACGGCAGGCAGTAG
- a CDS encoding chaplin, with product MSARTVLATGALIAAALLAGAGTAAADDDTGSFAVGGVAFSPGVGSGNQAQVPIHVPVNVTGDSVHVIGALNPTFGNSSSNG from the coding sequence ATGAGTGCACGTACCGTCCTCGCCACCGGCGCCCTGATCGCCGCCGCTCTGCTCGCCGGCGCCGGTACCGCCGCCGCCGACGACGACACCGGCTCGTTCGCCGTCGGCGGGGTCGCGTTCTCCCCAGGCGTCGGTTCCGGCAATCAAGCGCAGGTGCCGATCCACGTTCCGGTCAATGTCACCGGCGACTCTGTCCACGTGATCGGTGCCCTCAACCCCACCTTCGGCAACAGCAGTTCGAACGGCTGA
- a CDS encoding GNAT family N-acetyltransferase, whose amino-acid sequence MKIAVDDLSGPEIAEFLDAHVQQMRAITPLESKHALDLDELRSPEVTFWAAREDGSLVGCGAVKRLDASHAELKSMRTDPRRTRSGIASRLLEHILAEAGRRGFTRLSLETGSAEFFLPARKLYEKFGFVHCAPFAGYRSDPNSTFMTKHL is encoded by the coding sequence ATGAAGATCGCGGTGGATGACCTCTCCGGACCGGAGATCGCCGAGTTCCTCGACGCGCATGTTCAGCAGATGCGGGCCATCACGCCCCTGGAGAGCAAGCACGCGCTCGATCTCGACGAACTCCGCAGCCCCGAGGTCACGTTCTGGGCGGCGCGGGAGGACGGAAGCCTGGTCGGCTGCGGTGCCGTCAAGCGGCTGGACGCGAGTCATGCGGAGCTGAAATCGATGCGCACCGACCCGCGGCGCACGCGGAGCGGAATCGCCTCGCGGCTCCTGGAGCACATCCTCGCCGAAGCGGGCCGCCGGGGCTTCACCCGGCTGAGCCTGGAGACCGGGTCGGCCGAATTCTTCCTGCCCGCACGGAAGTTGTACGAGAAGTTCGGCTTCGTGCACTGCGCACCGTTCGCGGGCTACCGGTCCGATCCGAACAGTACGTTCATGACGAAGCATCTGTAG
- a CDS encoding SUKH-4 family immunity protein: protein MTSPFTPLWARLRPSEGAAPRAWTSWPGPVIAAQTARHEGRTVYGSISFTNPHRLHIVDAGTGERVAPPVLCDAGPNTFALAAGPAALVSAGARETVEPLSGARRSYEADVADAGDADNVGLVTAAVGPDEPVLVTVHPFQSIAFRDAAGGACLAAVPLGDMKTPDLLCAGLVDGRLHAVVGKGAELCSYAADTDGVVARWTIPDAASGNDSDDAPSGIGPEILRATWAPGVAGAPAAVLTADSHSRLMAWAPDTGEPLGTEWPLPDGPLHLSAAVLKAQDGGLPVVACTHADGVRLLRTDTGRVLLDLRPSARTRTAHLTADGLLLLGTHDGPVALRLDTERLLAAPGDHAAHELDLGAWPMPAVREEAGSHDADGRPSHGDLVDLWGADQVIVLAEDQVPADITGRNRETLCRLGLPLAPLPGLTLDQDLALDGPAPLEEVGVGPADPDDPDAGYVPEGLDGYYWLGTWHDDDLVLGPAGTVEVIGTESDYESALPVNSDLGAFAAFCYQYAAAALRQEPEYGAEAQEERADELEHRLRAADPLAFAEHGSEHWADALSDLASGM, encoded by the coding sequence ATGACCTCGCCGTTCACCCCGTTGTGGGCCCGTCTGCGGCCCTCGGAAGGCGCCGCGCCGCGCGCCTGGACCAGCTGGCCCGGCCCGGTGATCGCCGCGCAGACGGCCCGCCACGAGGGCCGGACGGTCTACGGAAGCATCAGCTTCACCAACCCGCACCGGCTGCACATCGTGGACGCCGGCACCGGCGAGCGGGTGGCACCCCCGGTCCTCTGCGACGCCGGGCCGAACACCTTCGCGCTGGCCGCCGGCCCCGCGGCACTCGTGTCCGCCGGCGCACGCGAGACGGTCGAGCCGCTGAGTGGTGCGCGCCGGTCCTACGAGGCGGACGTGGCGGACGCGGGCGACGCCGACAACGTCGGACTGGTCACCGCCGCCGTCGGCCCGGACGAGCCCGTGCTGGTGACCGTCCACCCGTTCCAGAGCATCGCGTTCCGGGACGCGGCCGGGGGCGCGTGCCTCGCCGCCGTACCGCTGGGGGACATGAAGACACCGGACCTGCTGTGCGCCGGCCTCGTCGACGGCCGACTGCACGCCGTGGTCGGCAAAGGGGCCGAACTGTGCAGCTACGCGGCGGACACCGACGGCGTCGTCGCACGGTGGACAATCCCTGACGCAGCGTCAGGCAACGACTCCGACGACGCGCCGTCGGGCATCGGCCCGGAGATCCTGCGGGCGACCTGGGCCCCGGGGGTGGCCGGCGCGCCGGCCGCCGTTCTCACCGCGGACAGCCACTCCCGCCTGATGGCCTGGGCGCCGGACACCGGCGAACCGCTCGGTACGGAATGGCCCCTGCCCGACGGCCCGTTGCACCTCAGCGCCGCGGTGCTGAAGGCCCAGGACGGCGGCCTCCCCGTCGTGGCCTGCACGCATGCCGACGGGGTCCGGCTGCTGCGGACGGACACCGGGCGCGTACTGCTCGACCTCCGGCCCAGCGCCCGGACGCGTACCGCCCACCTCACCGCGGACGGTCTGCTGCTGCTCGGCACACACGACGGCCCGGTCGCCCTGCGGCTCGACACCGAGCGGCTGCTCGCCGCCCCGGGTGACCACGCCGCACACGAACTCGACCTCGGCGCATGGCCGATGCCCGCCGTGCGCGAGGAGGCGGGTTCGCACGACGCCGACGGCCGCCCCTCGCACGGCGACCTCGTGGACCTCTGGGGCGCGGACCAGGTCATCGTGCTCGCGGAGGACCAGGTCCCCGCGGACATCACCGGCCGGAACCGCGAGACCCTCTGCCGCCTCGGCCTCCCCCTGGCCCCGCTCCCCGGCCTGACCCTGGACCAGGACCTGGCCCTGGACGGCCCGGCCCCGCTGGAGGAGGTCGGCGTCGGTCCGGCGGACCCCGACGATCCCGACGCCGGGTACGTCCCCGAAGGGCTGGACGGCTACTACTGGTTGGGCACCTGGCACGACGACGACCTGGTCCTCGGCCCGGCCGGCACGGTCGAGGTGATCGGCACCGAATCCGACTACGAGTCGGCCCTGCCGGTCAACTCCGACCTCGGCGCGTTCGCCGCCTTCTGCTATCAGTACGCGGCCGCCGCGCTGCGCCAGGAGCCGGAGTACGGCGCCGAGGCCCAGGAGGAGCGCGCCGACGAACTGGAACACCGCCTGCGCGCCGCCGACCCGCTCGCCTTCGCCGAACACGGCTCGGAACACTGGGCCGACGCCCTGAGCGACCTCGCCTCCGGCATGTGA
- a CDS encoding SUKH-4 family immunity protein — protein sequence MTTPASGRRGGSPVRRWSSARLDDLAVPSPLRELLASPGLPESVGPYFRAARDPLPLARYATEAGLPQPVGEAREFRHLGDDGGTQICCAPEGEVVSASCAGTYPTRLVNTTARTWLASLAELGRLLQDLAPDPVGPDAVAAVAKCQERLTALDPEAMADEEHWWRLVIDDLRLTASVDSSGILEFRTATGATRTVSGYTLPGQGHALRRLGGELLQRGIAAQQVTRAHADLAPCALPGCYCAAWLATTFPGAEVSYSFDYGPGAADREAGIQELAAFVEEEDEGENETEGSEE from the coding sequence ATGACCACGCCCGCTTCCGGACGCCGCGGGGGGTCGCCGGTACGCCGCTGGAGTTCCGCACGCCTCGACGACCTCGCCGTGCCCTCGCCCCTTCGGGAGCTGCTCGCCTCGCCGGGCCTGCCGGAGTCGGTGGGCCCGTACTTCCGCGCTGCCCGCGATCCCCTGCCCCTCGCCCGCTACGCGACCGAGGCGGGACTCCCCCAACCGGTCGGTGAGGCACGCGAATTCCGGCACCTGGGCGACGACGGCGGTACGCAGATCTGCTGCGCCCCGGAAGGCGAGGTCGTCTCGGCGTCGTGCGCGGGGACGTATCCGACGCGGCTGGTGAACACCACGGCACGCACCTGGCTGGCGTCCCTGGCCGAACTGGGCCGGCTGCTGCAGGACTTGGCGCCCGACCCGGTCGGCCCGGACGCGGTGGCCGCGGTGGCGAAGTGCCAGGAGCGCCTCACCGCGCTCGACCCGGAGGCGATGGCCGACGAGGAGCACTGGTGGCGGCTGGTCATCGACGACCTCCGCCTCACCGCCTCGGTGGACTCCTCCGGAATCCTCGAATTCCGTACGGCCACGGGGGCGACGCGGACGGTCTCCGGCTACACCCTGCCCGGGCAGGGGCATGCGCTGCGTCGCCTGGGCGGGGAACTGCTGCAGCGGGGCATCGCGGCACAGCAGGTCACCCGGGCCCACGCCGATCTCGCACCCTGCGCACTGCCCGGCTGCTACTGCGCCGCGTGGCTGGCCACCACCTTCCCCGGAGCCGAGGTCAGCTACAGCTTCGACTACGGCCCCGGTGCCGCCGACCGCGAGGCGGGCATCCAGGAACTGGCGGCCTTCGTCGAGGAAGAGGACGAGGGCGAAAACGAAACGGAGGGGTCGGAAGAGTGA
- a CDS encoding WXG100-like domain-containing protein — MAIELPDGLVWVMDLLGLNWPQVNEDKVREFAGHVKEFASNLEKSHASASDTLKQMGEHYQAASYEQLVEKWSTMSSSHMTELVQVCNTAASVLEIAAVAIVGAKVAVIAELVVMAAEFIADQAAAVVTLGLAEAAEVALIAATKKIVDSILKEVEQQIVGELVQQATEPLEQAVERAVSGLVFQGAEKALGVSSSGGGGGAGSGYTIHPDELLGHAAKFRSHAEDVAGHAAKFASATEGMSFS, encoded by the coding sequence TGAACTGGCCGCAGGTGAACGAGGACAAGGTCCGTGAGTTCGCCGGTCATGTCAAGGAGTTCGCGTCCAACCTCGAAAAGTCCCATGCGTCGGCGAGCGACACCCTCAAGCAGATGGGCGAGCACTACCAGGCGGCCTCGTACGAGCAGCTCGTCGAGAAGTGGTCGACGATGTCTTCCAGCCACATGACGGAACTCGTGCAGGTGTGCAACACGGCCGCTTCGGTGCTGGAGATAGCCGCGGTCGCGATCGTCGGGGCCAAAGTGGCGGTGATCGCCGAACTGGTCGTGATGGCGGCCGAGTTCATCGCGGACCAGGCCGCCGCCGTCGTCACCCTGGGACTGGCCGAGGCGGCGGAGGTCGCCCTGATCGCGGCGACGAAGAAGATCGTCGATTCGATCCTCAAGGAAGTGGAACAGCAGATCGTCGGCGAACTCGTCCAGCAGGCGACCGAGCCGCTGGAGCAGGCCGTCGAACGGGCGGTGAGCGGCCTGGTGTTCCAGGGGGCGGAGAAGGCCCTGGGGGTCTCCTCCTCCGGAGGCGGCGGCGGAGCCGGGTCGGGGTACACCATCCATCCCGATGAACTTCTCGGTCACGCCGCGAAGTTCCGCAGCCACGCGGAGGACGTCGCCGGCCACGCGGCGAAGTTCGCCTCGGCCACGGAAGGGATGTCCTTCAGTTGA